The window TCCCGCGCGCGCGTCTGCGCCTTCCTTTCTtgtttccccttcccctggAAAAACGCCGCCATCACTGGAGCAGTCCAAGGCGCTGGGTAGCGGTGCAGATCGTGGTAAAGCGGAAGCTGTCGCTGGTCGACGCCGAGGCCGCTCCGCACCCCGTAGAAATGCTGCTGAAGATGACAGCAGCGGTCCTGTTCGCCCCCTCCCGGGTAGCCTCACGGCTACCGCTTCGCCACCGGTGCAAGGCTCTCGCTCTGCGATACCGCCACTGCCCCATGGCCAATACCAgtcgccgccatcaccaccgcacaAGCAGAGGCCGCCAGCTGCCCTGTCGCGACTGGACAAGCTCTCCATCCCGCCACTGCCTGCGGATGAAAAGAAGTTGTCCATCGCCGCCCGTCTGTGCAAGTCGTTCCTCATACAACTGGCCTCCTCGAGAGTCCTGGGAGgtcacggcggcggtggcgcgtcCGGTGGCGGGGAAGCGGACGTCGCCAGGGCACTCGAGCAGGCCTTTTTTGGCGTTgtcggcagcgagggcgTTCACGGCAACTTCGGCATGACCGCCGGCGAGATGCTCGCCCTCTGGTACGGGCAGGTACGGCCGATGCTCTCTGGCCGCGATACCCACGGCtccgacgacggcggctctGCCTTCCCGGGTGAGATGTGGATCGCGCTCTTCGCCCTCGGCACGTACCTCAACACCATCTTGTCCACGCTGCAGTCCGGCAAGACGGGCAGTCGTgcggcgtcgtcctcggcatCCGCTTCCATGACGGACTTGGCAGCCTACAAGGCGGGCCTGCGAGCCCATCCTACCGAGGCGCTCACCGACGCCTGCCACTACGCCAACGAACTCAGCGaactgctgcaggcgctttTCCAGCGCGGAGACGAGGCCGATGCCCCGCCGTACAGCGTCATtccggtggtgctgcggcgagTGCGCAGCGTTTTTGAGGAGGCCACCGCGCGCGGCGTTGCCACGGTGCAGTCGAACCTCAACACAGTCACGTCGAAGTTGTTCTCCGTCCTCAACAGGCGCGTGAAGACATCGGCAGTGCAGCCCCTCGGCACGCCTGGCGAGGCGCCGCGCTGGCTGCTGACGTACGACTccaaggaaaaggaaaacctCCTGCACAGCTTTGCCTACCTCATCATGGAGATGATCGCCGCCGATGCTCCGATGAACGACGACGTAGAGCTCTTTATCTCAGCGTTTCATGAGTGCTTCCCATCAGCGCTGGCGGAGCGGTGCATGCTCTACTACCGGCACGCCTGCGCACTCCTCCGTCAGCCGCTTTGTATGTCTCTTGTCGAGGAGGCCGCTGCGCTGTTGGTAAAGGCGACCGTCGTATACCCGCCCAACGCCCCACTCCACAACATGCGTGTGTTGCTGGTGAAGTTGCTAACAACGGAACTGGCTCTGGGACGACTGCCACCGGACGAGGATTGGCTCGCCCTGGACGTCCCGCAGCTCATCGACGTTGTAAACGCGCTCAAGACGGCCCGCCTGGACCTACTcgacgcggcgctggcgacgcaCGGGCCCTTTTTTGTAGGGGCCGGCGTGCACAACGTCCTCTGCCTGGCGCGTCAGCGGCTCGCACTGCTGATGGTCGTGAAATTCTACCTGACGCATGGGTGCGAGAGTCGCCTGTGCGTGTCGGAGATGGTTCGgtaccaccgcctcccctaCTCGACGGTGGATGCAGGGGtcgcgtggctgctgccgctgctggtagAGAAGCAGATGAACGGCGTGCTAGACCATGACTACCTGATCCTGAGCGCCAAGGCCCCGTTCGACGCCTACCAGCGCGAGGCtctcgccgacgccgccgccaccgcacgaCACCCGCCACGGAGTGCGGAAGATGTATGATGACACGCGCCAAGTATACTTTGTGTCGGTCTTAGCAGTGCTTAAAGTTTTGGGGGTCTaaaaaggcgaagagagtgaagcagcggcagacgtgACTCCGTGTGCCTGTGTCGGTGCGGGTGGGCAGAAAACTACTCgcgcctgcctctctctctctatcggGACTGCTTCAGTGGTTGGTGgcccacctcccccttttcgcgctctctctgcaAGGGACAGACGGGGAACAGTCATTGGCGGAGACATGGCAATCACGCGgagactgcagctgcgtcatgctggcgcacacacctgtgtgcgcgccttctAAACAGTTGACTGTGTTATGGTGAAAGACGCGTCCTGAGGAGTGGAGAGTGTATGATGAGGACGGTTGACgaacgagaaggagagagggagagtggcAGACGGGGAAGCCCTGCAGTGTCGCCTGGTTTCACCGTAATGACACCGCAGTCCCAACAGCCACAGCTTTAGAGGCCCCTTGTCGCCGTCCCTGACATGGTACCGTAGTGCAAGTGcccccttcttctgctcgttcgctcttctccgcaCCCCTAGACGTTACTGCTGCATGTCTATCATCCCCCTCGTCGTGGCCCTCGCCCTAGTGAGGTTGCACAGCCGCATAGGCGTGCTGGGGCAAGCATAGGTGTGCTACTGTtcaccccttcttccctccctcctctcctcaccacAAAATCCACCAACCTCCGTGATTCAaatccacacacacacacacacacacacgcatgcacatgcacacgtgcgcatgTGGGTGTACAAGGACCTGCCAATACTCAGGAAGGAGCGGAGACGTCGAAGAGTTGCACAGAGACCACAGACGTGTCAGTGGCACCATACACAcccatagagagagagcgaaaaaggcgaaagagaaaggcagttggcgcatacacacacacacgtacgtcTGACCGCgtttccacacacacacacaccgcaccCTTTGAAAAGGCACCAACAAAGCGATCACAATGCAGTCGGATCTTGGCACGGTCCACGTCACAAACTtccacggcagcgacgcgctgccCGGTGACGGCTACAATGGCCGTGGCAGTGTAGACGGCAACAGCGAGGTGGGCGCTGACATCCGCCTCCTCACCAAGGAGTTTGTCACGCGGTTTCGCCTGCATCATGAGTTTCTCTACATGGACATGCTGCGGAGCAACTTGTCAGCTGGGCTGCACTACGTGGAGCTTCAAATGTCGCACTTGCAGCAGTTCAGCGGCGTACTCTTTGGGGCCGTGCAGCACAACCCCACCCGTGCACTGCCCCTGATGGAGCACGCAATGTGGGAGCTGGCGCAGGAGCGCAAGTTGTTCCCTGCCTACAGTCGCGAGACGACGATTCAGGTCCAGCTCTTCTGGGGCGTCCCCCCCATGTCGCTGCGCAACCTCGCCCAGgccgccgtggcgcagctTGTTTGCGTGAGCGGCATTGTCGTCAAGTCCAGCTCCACACATGCTCGCTGTGTCCGGGCGGCTATCCAGTGCACGAGCTGTCGCAGCAAAGCCTACATCAACGGCGGGCGGTCGATTGATCTGCCACCGCAGTGCATGGAGAacagcggccgcggtggggctggtggtggcggccttggcagtggtggaggtACGTCCTCCGCCAAGTGCCGACCGAACCCCTATGTGCTTCTACCCATGGAGAGCGAGTACGAAGACCAGCAGATCATCAAACTGCAGGAACTGCACGAGGACGTGCCGACCGGTGAACTGCCGCGACACCTGACGGTGGTTGTGGACCGCTACTTAGTTGACCGCATCAGCCCCGGTTCCCGGGTTCAGATCGTCGGCGTCGTCTCAGTCCAGGAGAAGCGTGGTGGCTTTGACAACgcacgcggcggtggccgtggTCGCACGGCGGTAGGCTTGCGTGCGCAGTACTTGCGCTGTGTCGGTCTCATGTTCCGCACTACGCAGGATGTCTGCTGTGCGGTGGTGAGCGTGAACCAGAACTTCTCCTCCCGTGTGCGATCACGCACAACCATGACGTGGCAaccagaggaggaggcgtccTTCAAGGCCTTCGCGAAGCAAGGTGGGGTGTTCCAGAGGCTCTCTGCCAGCATCGATCCTGCCATCTTCGGCTTGGAGGATCAGAAGAAGGCGATTGTGTGCCTCCTGTTCGGCGGTACCCgcaagcgcagcggcagcaacttCCTGCGGGGCGACATGAACGTTCTCTTCATTGGCGACCCGTCGACGGCCAAGTCACAGCTGCTGAAGTTCGTGGAGAAGGTGGCCCCGATTGGCATCTACACCTCTGGAAaaggcagcagtgccgccggcCTCACCGCATCTGTCATCTCGAACGGCAACGGCGACTTTGTGCTCGAGGCGGGGTCGATGGTGCTGgccgacggcggcgttgtGTGCATTGACGAGTTCGACAAGATGCGAGAGCAGGATCAGGTCGCCATTCACGAAGCAATGGAGCAGCAGACCATCTCTATTGCCAAGGCGAATCTCACAACAATGCTAAACAGCCGCACGTCGGTGCTGGCCGCTGCGAACCCGACTCTCGGCAGCTATGACCCTCTGCGGTCCAACGAGGACCAGATGGACTTCCAGAGCTCCATCCTGTCTCGCTTCGACCTCATCTTCAAGGTGATTGACCCCCGCAACCCCGAGACGGATCAGCGGCTGGCTCACCATGTCATCGGGCTGCATAAGAGCGCCAGCGGCAACGGTaggcgatgcggcggtggtcgccCGGGTGCGTCCGCCTCAGCTGGTAGTGGGGCGAGTGCCTCTGCGGCGCAGAGTAGCCACGGCGAAGTGGTGGACCGCGGTTTCTTTACCAAGTACATCTCCTACGCCCGCTCCACCTGCCGTCCGGTCATTTCAGAGGAAGCGAtgaaggtgctgctcgacttCTACGTTCAGGTGCGCCGAGACGCACATCAGCAAACCCTCCAGGCGATCAGCGGCAACGGTAGCGCAgcgggcggtggtggcgcgagcagcagcaagacaCCCATCATCCAGATCACGGCCCGGCAGCTGGAGAGCCTCGTGCGCATTACGGAGTCGCTGGCCCGTATGCGGCTTGACGTGCTTGccagccgcagcgatgcCGAAGAGGCCATCAAGCTCTTCAAGATCGCCACCGTCGACGCCATCAAGAGCGGTGTGGCGGACCAAACCCTGACGGAGGCGCAGAGTGAACTTGTCCTGcgcgtggaggaggcggtgcgccgccgcgtcacACTCGGGGCCACGgtcgagcaccaccgcctcctgtCGGAGCTTGCACGCATGGGCTTCGACGCGAAGCTCGTGGAGCGTGCCCTGTACGCGATGGTAAAGCGAGAGGAGTTGGAGTGGCGCAAGCAGCGCACTCTGCTGCACCGTGTGAGATGAGGAAAGCTTGAAAGTACTCGCAGTAGTGGAAGCGGTAGCACGCGTGTCTGGTGGCACCTGCATGGGTGTCTGTGTATTTTGTTTCTTCGCCTTTGCTcttgtttcttctcttcatAGATTCAAGGCACCAAGCCTCACAGAGTACCCAAGCAAAATGACTGGAAtcatcctctcccccttctggCGGTCgcggtcgtcgtcgtcattgctgggctcgccgccgcggaccctcccccccccctccctctctcgtcccTCTGCATTGCGCCCCCTACCGTCTGCGAACGGCCTCCGCGCTCCCCCACTCTCCACCTtgccgctctttttttcccaAACTCCATCCTCTCGCGGTGGGCGAGTGCACATGTGCGTACTTTGCGCTGTTCGACGCTCAGAAAACGAGGACCTCAGGCAACGTGGGCGGGAGCCCTCATCAACAGCGTATGCGCCATCGCACAAGACCGCAGAGGACTCGAGGCCTGATTGTATGAGCAACAGCAACCCGATGGCCACGTGCGTCAAGGCCGAGCAACCCATGACGGGGTCCAGGCCTGACACAGAGACCCGTGCAACGACAACATGCGCTTCCCCAGTAGCCACCACGGAAGCCGCAGCACTGTCGTCGGCAACGGTGGACTTCAGTGCCATTCCGACGAGCAATGCACTTTTGAGTGCGCGACTGAAAAGAGAGCTGAAGTCTCTCTGGTGTGCGAATGaccccgccaccacggcactTCGAGACACCAGCGGAACGATAATGGCTCGCGGCACACCGCCCAAGTCCGCTGAGGTGGCCTCCGTTGTACCGCCCTTCAAGGTCGGTACGGTTGAAATATACCGCCGCTTTCCGGAGGCCTACGATCTGCTCATGGACCACCACAACTGCACTGCCGTGCGCCACACACTCCTGGAAGACGTGCTGGGCCGCATTGCTCGCACGGGTACTATAGCGCCAGGACCAGTGGATGCCGCTGCGGAGACTTCGGGTCAGCGCCGCACGCAGCCGTGGGTGCGCGTGGCGGACTTTGGGTGCGGCACGGGACGCATCGAGGGGATGGTAGCGCAGCACCCTGCCGTTCAGGTCATCTACGCGTACGACAGCGAGGTATcgatgctgcggcgctgtCTGGCGAACACCGTCCGGAGTGCAGCTCAGTCCGGTCATTACGACACCGTGACTCTGCTACCCGTGGCCGCGCCGGCAGAGACGATAGGAGAAGGCAATACtcccagcgccgcctctcaCGCGCTGTCGTCACCATCTGTGTTGTGCGGCGCGGACCACAGCAAGGCGGAAACAAAGGCGCCAtcagcagtgctgcaacTGTGCCTCCGCCCTGTACCATTTCAGGCAATTCAGTCAAACTTTCTCACAGAAACGCAGCACCCCCGCTGCCCCCTGGTTGTCTGCGCGTGGTCTCTCTCCTACGTCATGCGAATGCAGTGGGGCGAGGACCGCTGGCACGCCGCTGTAGACTCCGTTGTGCAGTCACTGCTAAGTCTGCTTGATAACACGCGCTCggatgcggcggtggtcaTACTAGAGACGCTGGGTAACGGCTCTGCGGTCCCGACGCGGCAGAgcacgtacacgcagcgGCTGGAGGAGCGCTTTGGGTTCACACGGACGTGGGTACGCACGGACTACGAGTTCAAGAGCACAGCCGACGCAGAACGCATGGTGCGCTTTTTCTTTGGCGAAAAgatgctggcgcagctcaccTCAGACGATGTTCGTAGTGGAGCCGGAGAGAATGGCGTTACTGACGACAcgggcagtggtggcggctgtCGCCTAATGGAGTGCACGGGCATTTGGACACACTGgaaggcgagagaagcgCCGGCGGGAGCCACTCAGTGAGTCAGTGGTGCGCTCTCGGgtctgacacacacacacaacgcatCTCTCCCCTACCCCTGTATGACCACTCTCAAGTACCGCGTCTTGTGAGCGCACGCTAGCAGGGCCCTCACACTCGCAGCAGCCCCACCTCGGCACGCACTGCAcctcccaccctccctcttcggGGACTTCGCACAGCACAGCTACGCGGCTTTCTGGTTGTCTAGCGTTTGTGGAGCGTACGTGAGTGCCTCGCTCATATCCAAAGATGCCGAGTgtgagaagaggaggagggggacatCAAGCATAGGTCTTGATGTGCCCCCCTCGGCAGAAGCGGAGACAAGGTTGACTGACCGAGCACGGCCTGTACTGGGCGTCTGAAGTGGAAAGACCATCACATGATTCTTCCGCTCTTCTTCATTActcgtctctttctccctgCTTCTCTTGGTTGCTGcttgccgccgtcgcgctaTGAGCTCAGGAGATcgcttcacacacacacacacacatagacgCGTATGCGCCGACCCGCGAAGGGCGTGCGTTAcaaagcagcgctgcattAAAGTTGAGACGTGAGGCTGCCAAGAccctccttcgcctcctgcCCGCAACTCTCTAGCCACCAACTTGGGTCAAGATGAAGCTTCTCCACTCCAAGTCGACTGCGGAGCCAATCCTGGCTGTCACCGCGTGTCCGTGCGCAAACCTCTTCGGTCTCGTCACGCGGAGCTCGGCCGCTGTCTATCGCTCCACTACCCTCACCACGGTCTTCAACTTCTCCCTGAAGCCCTTCCAGTCCGCACTCAGGGACAATGCGGCAGATGAGGAGAGGCGCAATGACACCTcggtctgctgctgctggtcgcCGTCAGGTCGCCTGTTCACCCTTGCGATGCCATCGGGGCTCCTGCTCGTGCTAGACGTCGAGGGTGGTGCCTTGGTGCGCTTCCTCACTCCTGGCGCCACGGCCCCTGtaagcagcgacggcgctaGTGGCTCCAGCTCGACACCCGCATCAACGAGTGTGCCTCGAGTCCCCACAACGCTCCCGCCCGGCCGCCCTGTGCTCGCCATGGGTTGGTGTGCGGTGccgtcgctcttctcccGGCACGTTAACGCCATGCACGTGGATATGCAGACCCGATGTCTTCCAGTCCGCACTGGCGTGACGACTGCGTTGCTCGATGAGGTTGCTCAAGGCTCCTCTATTTCTCTCTTCGGCGCGGGGGACGCGTCGCATCTGCTCTTCTCAACTGCCGCGACGAGTGGTAGATACCCGGCAGATGCGAAACGCGCCAGTAGATCCATATCGCTGCTCATGGTGCTTGGCTGCGACGGTGTTCTTCGCTGCCTAATCGGCGGTCTGTACGAGGTACAACGCCTAGAACTGTCGCTTCCGTCGTGCTACCCTACCCTGCCTGTCAGCGGGCTTCGCGGCAACGTGGCCGCCTGGGAGGACGTCGTCGTTGAAGACATGCAGGTACGCCACTGCACTGTGTCTACTGGGGCCTCAGCTGGCAGTAGGACGCACCCACAAAGAGAAACGGGACTACCCGGCTGGATGTGCTTTGGTGAGTCGGTCGTGAGCTGTGTCCGTCCTGCCGTggcccagcagcaccgcttgTATTTGACTGTTGCGGGCGCGTTATcgagcggtgccgcagcacctgcagtgtGGGAGGTGAACTTGCACGCCAACCTCTCCGCCCTGGCTGCCCCACATTGGCTCGCGTTGTGCTATGTGCGCGAGTACACCCGCATCGCACGTGAAGTGTATGAGAAAGCTGCTCGCGAGTGGCATGCAGTGCTGCGGAGACGTCTCTGGGCACACCTTGGACTTCCCGCTGTCGCGCCACTTCTCTCCTCAGCCATCCTGGCGCAGCTCACGGAACCTGACCCCTTGGAGCTCTACAAGTACGCGAAGCAGCAACTAATGCACGCCGCTGTGACCGAGGACCTTGAGGTGATGGCgacagcagtgcagcgcgcGATTGACGACGTCACACATGTGTGCTACCGGTGCTGTGAAGCTGCCATGGCGTGTACCGTGTACCTCCGCGAGGCGGACACCGTcacgcagcacctcggcacTCTGCGGCGACTCTGCGAATCCTTTCTACGACGCGTcacgagagaggcggagagcgcACGTGACTTGGCGCTGTGGGTGCTGCAACAGTCGCACTACTGGTCACGCAGCTCCCGCTTCGCGATGGGTCCGGCGGATGAGCGAGCACCAGTGGGGGCTGAAGAGGATCAGCGGGAGAGGTTGTCAGCGGTGTCGTCACcgtctgctgcggtggcggcaacgaCTGAAATGACCCACTCACCTTCGCCGCAACAGCCACCGTCCGTGGTGGACGAAGTCCCGCTTAGCGCGACGCGCCAGCCCACCCTTCTGAGCTACCTTTCTTCTGTTACTTCGCAAGAGACCAACGTGGAGGACGACCCGGTGGTTTGCATCTGTGAGCAGCTTGCCATCAGCCTGCAAGACTGCGCGTCGTTGCCGGCGTCGGCGATGGCTCCCCTTCCAGCCTGCATCGTGTTGTCGAATGTGCAAGAGAGTggtgccacctccgcctcgcctGCATCGCAGTTCCTGTGCTGTGTTGTGAAGGGAaccgaagagggagagcggggaaGCCGTGACGGCAGGGATGACAATGAAGACATAATTGACACTTCCGTCACCGTCAATGGCGGCGACGGTTACGGTAACGATGATGGAATGGCTAATGGTTACTACCCACGGTACGAGACGGGCCTGGAGGACGTTGCACTCGGGGAAGGTACTCGTGACGTGGCATGTGGCGAGTGTGGCTGCGCGCTCGTCACGGAAGGGGTCGACATACatgtgctgcgctgcgctgccaccgcagccaaTACAATTCGGCCTCTGCAGATTGGCACGTacaaggtggtggtgcaccgtGACGGCGATGCTGGGGACGACTGCGCCGACTCATCCGCAGCTTCTGGCGCTGTGCTCGAGGCAGGCCCTACGGTAGACGTAGACATAACCCTCATCACATCCCGCCTCAAGGTGGACCTCTCCAGCAGCCACAGCTATGCAGCACCTTCTGTCATCTACGGTGCCACTTGGTACGGCTACCTTGAAGCGGATCGGCACGTTGTTGTCTGTCAGCCAAACTCCATCACCACAGATCGTTCTGCAGGCTCTGGTGCCCAGAGCAGGTCGGCTGCGCCGGCACCCTTCTTCGTCGCCGTtgtcgacggcagcggccgaCTAGTGACAGTTGATGAGGAAGAgcgcgacgacggcgacaacgaagatggcggtgatgcggCAGACTCTTCAGCCGCAGCGTTGTCaacggaggcggcgctgtgcgagGTGACCGGGATGGagggcgtgccgctgcgcgtgAGCATGAGCCGTGCCCGCAGCTTCTGCGTAGTCGCTAGTGTGACCAAGTACATTGTACTCTCCCTCTACGATGATGACTActgaggaaggaaaggaaaggggagtgCTGCGTaggcgggggaggcgagagaaagaaacgcAGGCTCGTTTGACCTCTCTCTGTACCCCTggtctccccccccccccagcgtCCCTTCAAAGGAAATCGGCAAGCACGTAAAGGGCGCACCCACACATTCGTGCGTGCCTCGTCTGCGCACTGTCATTACGCGAGCCGGAGCGAGGACTCTATCGGCTTCAGCACAGACCAGATGCGCGCTGCATCGTCGGAAGGCAGGAAAAGCGCGCcaagagaagcgagaaggtCCTCGAAAGACCCGCTTTCCACACACCGTCCTCTCTCACCAGACCACTTTGCGCATAACGTCACGGCACCGCGACAGAGAGTGATGGCAGACGAACACGAGAAGAGTCCGCAACGGCATCGAGAAATAGAGCGAAATACCGGGgcgggaaggaggaggataTTTGAATGACAGCCTCATGAgcgccctccccccgcgGGCCGTatctctcttgctcttgtcgctgcgccttctccatgCAAAGATGTGGTAGACGAGGCGGTGTACAATGACCCCACTCGGTTTACCTCCACAGGCACAGCTGGCAAGCAGTGTcactccttcttcccccccccctcctgccccGCATACTCCGACCGACCTCAGTCGTCAATAGCGCATGGTTCCTCATGTGTGATCCCAATTgcgtctctcgctccttACCCCCTAcccctctcacacacacgcacaccgccaTCCCCACAATCGATATTGCCGCAACACGCGAGCATAGACTAAAGTAGCTAACATCTGCTCACGGCACCGCcctcatccccctcccctacgcTCACGtacgaagacacacacacacacacgaagacaACCAATCATGTCCGCATTCATGGAGAAGTACCACATCCGCAAGGTGCTCGGCATCTCCATGAGCGTTGTGCAGTCCTTCTGGCACTGGACGCGTGATCGACTATGGCCCATCTactccgccgccgtcgtcattTCCCTCTTCCAGATGATCGCCGTCGCCTCAGAGAAGCAGATCCTCGCCGACCACTACTACGGCGATGTGGATGGCAAGTTCGAAGAGACCAAGGATGACCTCGTGCGCGACGCCAAGAAGCTGTTcaacgaggaggtggcggtggcggtgaaaGAACACGTGTGGCAGCTGCCCCCGGCGGCGTTCCGTCGCGAGTACAACAGCCGGCTTGGCAGCGCCTAGTCTAttagagaaggggaggactATCGACATCGTGCTgtgctgagggagagaggccggAGGATCTGGAGAAGGTGTTCTGACGCCCTTgcaaccccccctcccccccccagcaCCGATGCGGAGTGTCTATCTCTGCATGTGCCTAtgacgaagaagaagccaTTGAGCCAGCGACAGAGGCCACATTCAACCATGCACTCTTGCAGGCATACAAGACGTGCAGGTGATGCagatggtggtggcgggtgTCGTCTGActcctctcacctctctcccgcccacccccctctAACCAAGCCCCTCGTCGTCCCTCACCTCACCCCATTACCATCACACCCCTTCGCATGGGGCGTGGGCGTAATGAACTTCGAATTGTGTCTGtttgcccctctcctcacagcagcgcaccgctgtGTCTCACCCTGTGGTGTCTTGCTCGGGCGCTCGATtgtgccgtgtgtgtgtgtgtgtgtgtgtgtgtgtgttagcGTGTTGTCATCTCTTCTGCCTCCTGTGAAGAGAACGGAGGGGTGTTTGCCCCCACACCTCCcccgactctctctctctctccatctctatCTCAGTGTGGCTGATCACTCCTGCCTCGTGAGGCACCTAACTAAAGGTGCGTAACGCGTGATAGCACATCGAtacaggtgtgtgtgtgtgttaagCTGTAGCAGAGCAtacacgcctctctctccccgtgcGTCGCTGATGAGACACGAACTCTGGGCTGTCACTCGGCGCCGTACTCTCTGCACACCACCCCCCTGTTGAACGAACAGCGGAGAAAAGCACAACGAGGCCGACCAAAGCCTGCGTGCAGGCGCGTGCTGGACAGGGGGTGGACAGAAAACGAGGGGCACCTTGGCGGCTTCGCTGCTCTAATAGGCTGAATGGCACCCTCGATTCCccccctcatcctcctcttatggcccccctccccgtccctCCACTACACAACACAACGCGCGCTGAGGCACGCGCATACACATGCATATGTCAGCGCCTCATCGAGTGGTCACTGAACGGAGCCAACACGGCGCTtgaccccctctccccccccctttccctccctctctccctctccaagCGTCAATGGATCGCTCGTTGCTCTTCTCGCCGCTCGGGTACTCGACCAATGGGGTATACATCCCGTCCCCGGTGGGGGGCGACACCGACGTGGGCGGGGCGAATGACGGTCGCATCTTCGAGGAACTCCTCGACGCCGAAGTCGCAGTGAACATGGAAAAACTGCGGGAGGCGTCGCGCATGGGCATTCCGCCGGTCCACCGCGGTGTTGTCTACCGCTACCT is drawn from Leishmania panamensis strain MHOM/PA/94/PSC-1 chromosome 24 sequence and contains these coding sequences:
- a CDS encoding hypothetical protein (TriTrypDB/GeneDB-style sysID: LpmP.24.0900), producing MSNSNPMATCVKAEQPMTGSRPDTETRATTTCASPVATTEAAALSSATVDFSAIPTSNALLSARLKRELKSLWCANDPATTALRDTSGTIMARGTPPKSAEVASVVPPFKVGTVEIYRRFPEAYDLLMDHHNCTAVRHTLLEDVLGRIARTGTIAPGPVDAAAETSGQRRTQPWVRVADFGCGTGRIEGMVAQHPAVQVIYAYDSEVSMLRRCLANTVRSAAQSGHYDTVTLLPVAAPAETIGEGNTPSAASHALSSPSVLCGADHSKAETKAPSAVLQLCLRPVPFQAIQSNFLTETQHPRCPLVVCAWSLSYVMRMQWGEDRWHAAVDSVVQSLLSLLDNTRSDAAVVILETLGNGSAVPTRQSTYTQRLEERFGFTRTWVRTDYEFKSTADAERMVRFFFGEKMLAQLTSDDVRSGAGENGVTDDTGSGGGCRLMECTGIWTHWKAREAPAGATQ
- a CDS encoding hypothetical protein (TriTrypDB/GeneDB-style sysID: LpmP.24.0880), with the protein product MFGFGSFGGVTSSGAPPPIGAPGRGGGVLGMPSSAVFPNPGEPALMSVFSNSRSNASVLHGSFNSQSGGFSSFSGGSQVVPPPVLDGAVSIKVNDASNITSYGGDANMSGPQRGVLPGSRSALPLSAIPVFGTGEPSPPHSSGPSPIITTPTAVTVPPPASFAAMPSSAIQVSALPAFTPVPPPPPTPASSGKGILDGSGSSVRNSVSGSFTTPWGGQESKSANREDNNAKGGGDSRPVLPEPRSSDQSSQESRAWRGTTSALYPAHVLPKQFVGCGSDPQPSSTFPGAATVVRSSDNNKRDQSASVSATAAPVLSSAATQSRPGASDAGGSILSSAFGALSTTSQSGNAPSSPQPPPPSSSVFGASMPRLNASATSLFSALATSKAPEAAPSTTAVKGTLFKSSATAAAVEPASLPSVTVPPSSAFGVSVFRKASAVALAAPPPAVTPAALPPPVAAKIATTSTNRSSSVFGELNSSFGAPPPASSLGQRAAQHGGSHAPASLHASSFAPSPLLTGPVFTPATTTSAFGAAASRSGPGVGGGPGTGSSVFTAVAATPARASAPSFLVSPSPGKTPPSLEQSKALGSGADRGKAEAVAGRRRGRSAPRRNAAEDDSSGPVRPLPGSLTATASPPVQGSRSAIPPLPHGQYQSPPSPPHKQRPPAALSRLDKLSIPPLPADEKKLSIAARLCKSFLIQLASSRVLGGHGGGGASGGGEADVARALEQAFFGVVGSEGVHGNFGMTAGEMLALWYGQVRPMLSGRDTHGSDDGGSAFPGEMWIALFALGTYLNTILSTLQSGKTGSRAASSSASASMTDLAAYKAGLRAHPTEALTDACHYANELSELLQALFQRGDEADAPPYSVIPVVLRRVRSVFEEATARGVATVQSNLNTVTSKLFSVLNRRVKTSAVQPLGTPGEAPRWLLTYDSKEKENLLHSFAYLIMEMIAADAPMNDDVELFISAFHECFPSALAERCMLYYRHACALLRQPLCMSLVEEAAALLVKATVVYPPNAPLHNMRVLLVKLLTTELALGRLPPDEDWLALDVPQLIDVVNALKTARLDLLDAALATHGPFFVGAGVHNVLCLARQRLALLMVVKFYLTHGCESRLCVSEMVRYHRLPYSTVDAGVAWLLPLLVEKQMNGVLDHDYLILSAKAPFDAYQREALADAAATARHPPRSAEDV
- a CDS encoding DNA replication licensing factor MCM5, putative (TriTrypDB/GeneDB-style sysID: LpmP.24.0890), whose product is MQSDLGTVHVTNFHGSDALPGDGYNGRGSVDGNSEVGADIRLLTKEFVTRFRLHHEFLYMDMLRSNLSAGLHYVELQMSHLQQFSGVLFGAVQHNPTRALPLMEHAMWELAQERKLFPAYSRETTIQVQLFWGVPPMSLRNLAQAAVAQLVCVSGIVVKSSSTHARCVRAAIQCTSCRSKAYINGGRSIDLPPQCMENSGRGGAGGGGLGSGGGTSSAKCRPNPYVLLPMESEYEDQQIIKLQELHEDVPTGELPRHLTVVVDRYLVDRISPGSRVQIVGVVSVQEKRGGFDNARGGGRGRTAVGLRAQYLRCVGLMFRTTQDVCCAVVSVNQNFSSRVRSRTTMTWQPEEEASFKAFAKQGGVFQRLSASIDPAIFGLEDQKKAIVCLLFGGTRKRSGSNFLRGDMNVLFIGDPSTAKSQLLKFVEKVAPIGIYTSGKGSSAAGLTASVISNGNGDFVLEAGSMVLADGGVVCIDEFDKMREQDQVAIHEAMEQQTISIAKANLTTMLNSRTSVLAAANPTLGSYDPLRSNEDQMDFQSSILSRFDLIFKVIDPRNPETDQRLAHHVIGLHKSASGNGRRCGGGRPGASASAGSGASASAAQSSHGEVVDRGFFTKYISYARSTCRPVISEEAMKVLLDFYVQVRRDAHQQTLQAISGNGSAAGGGGASSSKTPIIQITARQLESLVRITESLARMRLDVLASRSDAEEAIKLFKIATVDAIKSGVADQTLTEAQSELVLRVEEAVRRRVTLGATVEHHRLLSELARMGFDAKLVERALYAMVKREELEWRKQRTLLHRVR